In Thermobaculum terrenum ATCC BAA-798, one genomic interval encodes:
- a CDS encoding ADP-ribosylglycohydrolase family protein — protein MANLMDKFIGCIAGSWVGSAMGAPVEGWSFEEIERRYGTLDRMLLYKHNITHTDWERPPGTTEDGIERQKLIATAIIDKQDRIDCYDLVNTWLRDLSPAKMLFKMEKFDISLLEWARAGVEPTELGRLVPFGELVTVARSSHPIGLINAGDPESAARDTFEVGRVYAPDGSAALRWGALYNAAVAEACREEATVESVLEVTQRYALYRDSRGLRSMYDYIGQQLEWALELGTTHREPQALREAFYRHYHGGEHIPYGASYASEVVTKGLAIFAATHGDPRKAILCAVNFGRDTDCLAAIAGGLAGALRGAGEIPQEWISQVDEATRQDPYTNNRRTIRETAEGLHAAFVVRLRRLRRYLDEMEDR, from the coding sequence ATGGCCAACCTGATGGACAAGTTTATAGGGTGTATCGCCGGCTCATGGGTGGGCTCCGCCATGGGTGCACCAGTGGAGGGTTGGTCCTTTGAGGAGATCGAGCGACGCTACGGCACGCTCGACCGCATGCTCCTGTACAAGCACAATATCACCCACACCGATTGGGAGCGCCCTCCGGGCACCACCGAGGACGGCATAGAGCGGCAGAAGCTGATCGCCACGGCGATCATCGACAAGCAGGACCGCATCGACTGCTACGACCTGGTGAACACCTGGCTGCGCGACCTCAGCCCCGCCAAGATGCTGTTCAAGATGGAGAAGTTCGATATCTCTCTCCTCGAGTGGGCCAGGGCAGGCGTAGAGCCCACAGAGCTTGGCAGACTGGTGCCGTTCGGAGAGCTGGTGACCGTGGCCAGGTCCTCCCACCCCATAGGGCTGATCAACGCGGGTGATCCCGAGTCGGCCGCCAGGGACACCTTCGAGGTCGGCCGGGTCTATGCCCCCGACGGCAGCGCAGCCCTGAGGTGGGGGGCGCTGTACAACGCCGCCGTCGCGGAGGCCTGCAGGGAGGAGGCCACCGTGGAGTCGGTGCTCGAGGTGACCCAGAGGTACGCACTCTACCGGGACTCGCGGGGGCTGAGGTCGATGTACGACTACATAGGGCAACAGCTGGAGTGGGCGCTGGAGCTGGGCACGACGCACAGGGAGCCCCAAGCCCTGAGAGAGGCGTTCTACCGGCATTACCACGGCGGGGAGCACATCCCCTACGGCGCCTCCTACGCCAGCGAGGTGGTCACGAAGGGGCTAGCTATATTCGCGGCCACGCACGGTGATCCCCGGAAGGCCATCCTGTGCGCGGTCAACTTCGGACGGGACACCGACTGCCTGGCGGCCATCGCCGGCGGCCTGGCGGGCGCCCTCCGCGGCGCCGGGGAGATCCCCCAGGAGTGGATCTCGCAGGTCGACGAGGCTACCCGTCAGGACCCCTACACCAACAACCGCAGGACGATCCGGGAGACGGCCGAGGGGCTGCACGCCGCCTTCGTGGTCAGGCTCAGGCGGCTGAGGCGATACCTAGACGAGATGGAGGATAGGTAG
- a CDS encoding Gfo/Idh/MocA family protein, which yields MSANAKIRVAILSAAHLHADSYARVLGGREDAELVCLWDDDPARGQAKAEEYHTRYEPDLERALGACDGVVICAENSRHRELALAAASAGVHVLCEKPLATSPGDAREMVDSCRRAGVLLGTAFPVRHATASFELRAALEGGKLGELVSIRGTNRGTMPGGWFVQPELSGGGAVTDHTVHVVDLVRFVTGREFESVYAEADTRFYEDLGVEDCGLLVMRLEGGVVVTLDPSWSRPNKAFPTWGDVTLQVVGTEGIADFNYTAQHSKFYSNSRVRAAELPWGEDGDALMIEDFLAAIREGRTPLASGEDGLRAVEVVHAAYESVRSAQVSRVQHV from the coding sequence GTGAGCGCTAACGCCAAGATAAGAGTAGCCATATTGTCCGCGGCCCACCTGCACGCCGACTCCTACGCCCGGGTGCTGGGTGGTCGCGAGGACGCCGAGCTGGTGTGCCTGTGGGACGACGACCCGGCGCGAGGCCAGGCCAAGGCCGAGGAGTACCACACGCGGTACGAGCCCGACCTGGAGAGGGCGCTGGGGGCCTGCGATGGGGTGGTGATCTGTGCGGAGAACTCCCGGCACAGGGAGCTCGCCCTGGCGGCCGCCTCCGCCGGGGTGCACGTGCTGTGCGAGAAGCCGCTGGCCACCTCTCCGGGGGACGCTCGCGAGATGGTCGACTCCTGCCGCAGGGCCGGCGTGCTGCTGGGGACCGCCTTTCCGGTCCGCCACGCCACGGCCTCTTTTGAGTTGAGGGCCGCCCTGGAGGGGGGCAAGCTGGGCGAGCTGGTATCCATCAGGGGTACCAACCGAGGCACGATGCCTGGGGGCTGGTTCGTGCAGCCCGAGCTCTCGGGGGGTGGGGCCGTCACGGATCACACCGTGCACGTCGTGGACCTGGTGCGCTTCGTGACAGGGCGTGAGTTCGAGTCCGTGTATGCCGAGGCGGATACACGCTTCTACGAGGACTTGGGAGTGGAGGACTGTGGCCTGCTAGTGATGCGCCTGGAAGGCGGGGTGGTGGTTACCCTAGACCCTAGCTGGTCCCGGCCCAATAAGGCGTTTCCCACTTGGGGAGATGTTACTCTGCAGGTGGTCGGCACGGAGGGCATCGCCGACTTCAACTACACGGCGCAGCACAGCAAATTCTACAGCAACTCCCGAGTGCGTGCCGCCGAGTTGCCCTGGGGTGAGGACGGAGATGCTCTAATGATCGAGGACTTCCTTGCTGCCATCAGGGAGGGACGTACGCCGCTGGCCAGTGGTGAGGATGGCCTGCGTGCGGTGGAGGTTGTACACGCAGCTTATGAATCGGTCCGTAGTGCCCAGGTATCGAGGGTGCAGCACGTCTAG
- a CDS encoding PPC domain-containing DNA-binding protein gives MRVSTTSAGKVVLVRFDPDEDLLVGLRGAVEAAGLRQAAIVSGVGSLRRFRAHVVGKPELPTVDKFFQGEGPYDILAVTGLVIASRVHAHITVANTERTLGGHLEEGCRVLTFAVVTLLELPEAEIAGWDSVGPLR, from the coding sequence ATGCGGGTGTCAACGACCTCGGCCGGCAAGGTAGTGCTGGTCAGGTTTGATCCCGACGAGGACCTGCTGGTGGGGCTGCGCGGCGCCGTTGAGGCGGCGGGGCTGCGACAGGCTGCCATAGTCAGTGGTGTGGGATCTCTCCGACGCTTCCGGGCGCACGTGGTGGGCAAGCCGGAGCTACCTACAGTGGATAAGTTCTTTCAAGGCGAGGGCCCCTACGACATCCTAGCGGTCACTGGACTCGTGATAGCAAGCAGGGTACATGCACACATCACTGTGGCCAACACCGAGCGGACGTTGGGCGGGCACCTGGAGGAGGGGTGCAGGGTGCTGACCTTCGCGGTGGTGACCCTGCTCGAGCTGCCCGAGGCCGAGATCGCCGGATGGGACAGCGTGGGCCCGCTGCGCTAG
- a CDS encoding NAD-dependent epimerase/dehydratase family protein has protein sequence MRYLVTGATGFIGSKLVWELLQRGHEVVALVRNPRKSGALRELGAEVRHGDITDRSAVVAAMRDVDGVFHVAARYKIGDRDKQALYRTNVEGTRQVLEAMAELGIPRGVYTSSIAVFSDTKGHIPDESYRHEGPFLNEYERTKWIAHYEVALPMIARGLPLVIVMPGVVYGPGDTSLVHTLLRLYLRGVLLAVPGGVTYSWTYVDDVVEGHISAMERGREGESYILAGPGVSLREVLRVASELTGVPAPKLEVPPRLISMASVLASGLERVVPLPPLLASETLRTIAGTTYLGNSAKAGRELGFSPRELREGLEPTLQYEKSRL, from the coding sequence ATGAGGTACCTGGTGACCGGTGCCACCGGGTTCATAGGTTCGAAGCTAGTCTGGGAGCTACTGCAGCGCGGCCACGAGGTGGTGGCGCTGGTACGCAATCCCAGGAAGAGCGGTGCCCTGCGGGAGCTAGGGGCTGAGGTGAGGCACGGAGACATCACCGACAGATCCGCGGTGGTGGCGGCCATGCGGGACGTGGACGGCGTGTTCCACGTGGCCGCGCGCTATAAGATAGGGGATCGCGACAAGCAGGCCCTCTACAGGACCAACGTCGAGGGCACTCGCCAAGTGCTGGAGGCCATGGCCGAGCTCGGGATACCTCGCGGGGTGTACACCAGCAGCATAGCGGTCTTCTCGGACACCAAGGGCCACATACCAGACGAGTCCTACAGGCACGAGGGGCCGTTCCTCAACGAGTACGAGCGCACCAAGTGGATCGCTCACTACGAAGTAGCACTGCCGATGATCGCCCGGGGGCTGCCGCTGGTGATCGTCATGCCCGGCGTCGTCTACGGTCCAGGGGACACCAGCCTCGTGCACACCCTCCTGCGGCTGTACCTGCGAGGCGTGTTGCTGGCCGTGCCTGGAGGCGTGACTTACTCCTGGACCTACGTCGACGACGTGGTCGAGGGCCACATCTCGGCCATGGAGCGAGGCAGGGAGGGGGAGAGCTACATCCTGGCCGGCCCCGGGGTCTCGCTGCGGGAGGTGCTGCGGGTGGCCTCCGAGCTCACCGGTGTGCCGGCCCCCAAGCTGGAGGTGCCCCCAAGGCTCATCTCGATGGCCTCCGTGCTCGCCTCGGGCCTGGAGCGGGTGGTGCCGCTCCCGCCGCTGCTGGCCTCCGAGACGCTACGGACCATCGCAGGCACCACCTACCTGGGGAACAGCGCGAAGGCCGGGCGGGAGCTCGGGTTCTCTCCCCGCGAGCTTCGGGAGGGCCTGGAGCCCACCCTGCAGTACGAGAAATCAAGGCTTTGA
- a CDS encoding BTAD domain-containing putative transcriptional regulator, with protein MAAPWIIRSKLSAPAQKSGIIHRRALVAWFARMQRHKLSLLTAPPGYGKTTTLSLFAQRHPRTVWYTLSSADEDPSVFLQHLVAAMGTCCVLGEGEDPSAWLQGSDLDRALLGIIHAMQGSAGFALVLDDFDCVRDQREVLRLLDSLITYSPQQVVFTLASRTRVHLPCIPKLRASGRLLRLDSEIFRFSREDVAQLLRAEGVHLGTDDLETVYELTEGWPLGVRIVAQYLASGATLSDLRAKLAYRGSELYEYLAQEVISKQPSEVVSFMLESSPLPTLEPALLDKVLGRNDSQQMLEDLEERGLFVSRLGEDKLRYHPLVRDYLLRQARAAGARVAEVARRAARYYDTKGEPEHALELWLLGEDYDEIYSMLARWAPRWLREGHYSRLLRAIESIPAPRLEDYPELTYYKARALQAMGKLHTAFELYGEAARRFEEEGDGNWVSRALLGRASIYREKGQISRAGDTYFRVLSLLEPEDISTRAEVVMMLGISDAASGLLGSAERRLRDALELYELGEDADGQFHVWNNLAQVVYLRRGDFPRALEAASKARQIATELDADVYIASANATLATVLYMQGDYARARQLADANYNLASRLGNQAETIDALVVRAHTLRYGSDRDKRAAKELYSDVLNRMSILETNRHLAVEALLGLSSLHRLLGDPKGAEGYAQQAATTAERIGHEWFRQVCLLETASILAMMNRREEAIAMASACLEWFRSCGDRYHQAHSLLLLAYLEGEVEPMLKVVEEGGYWALLSRERYFALPLLVSALGNAGTAEAAKRALLTMGSDVLGDAHNWLLGDAADESQQGGMLLGSLIDDAAKSATSASKLRSLAEEALRHMISRPPYTLYIQMLGGFRVLRGDEVVGEREWRSTKTRILLQFLASHRGQMFPKERLLELLWPDMEPAAADNNFRFSLSILTKVLEPHRPKGAPPYYIVRRNEAYGLDMSADVVVDTEEFEELVRQGKAAYRQGLHGRDEAIELLRRAIDLYKGDYLPESLYDDWTLLERERLRELFFDASSHLSLLLLQDGEYDEVIKLAWRTVEMDPCREESYRLLIRAYAEKGDRIAAIRAYKLCASNLQRELGMDPMPETQELYNRLRQSGY; from the coding sequence ATGGCCGCGCCCTGGATAATACGCTCCAAGCTTAGCGCGCCGGCTCAGAAGTCGGGAATTATCCATCGCAGGGCGCTCGTGGCTTGGTTCGCGCGCATGCAAAGGCACAAGCTCAGCCTGCTGACCGCACCGCCGGGCTACGGCAAGACCACCACTCTGTCCCTCTTCGCTCAGCGGCACCCGAGGACCGTGTGGTACACGCTCTCCAGCGCCGACGAGGATCCCAGCGTGTTCCTGCAGCACCTGGTGGCGGCCATGGGCACCTGCTGTGTTCTCGGGGAGGGCGAGGATCCATCGGCGTGGCTGCAGGGCTCGGACCTCGACAGGGCCCTGCTCGGCATCATCCACGCCATGCAAGGCTCGGCGGGCTTCGCCCTCGTGCTGGACGACTTCGATTGCGTCCGTGACCAGAGAGAGGTGCTGCGCCTGCTGGACTCCCTCATCACCTACTCCCCCCAGCAGGTGGTCTTCACCCTGGCCTCGAGGACGCGCGTCCACCTGCCCTGCATCCCCAAGCTCAGGGCTAGCGGCAGGCTGCTCCGGCTGGACTCCGAGATCTTCAGGTTCTCACGGGAGGACGTGGCGCAGCTACTTAGGGCCGAGGGCGTGCACCTGGGCACAGACGACCTCGAGACCGTATATGAGCTGACCGAGGGCTGGCCCCTGGGGGTCAGGATAGTGGCCCAGTACCTGGCCTCGGGTGCTACCCTGAGCGACCTGCGCGCCAAGCTCGCCTACAGGGGCAGCGAGCTGTACGAGTACCTCGCACAGGAGGTGATAAGCAAGCAACCCTCGGAGGTCGTAAGCTTCATGCTAGAATCCAGCCCGCTGCCGACGCTGGAGCCTGCGCTGCTGGACAAGGTGCTCGGGCGCAACGACAGCCAGCAGATGCTGGAGGACCTGGAGGAGCGCGGGCTGTTCGTCTCCAGGCTGGGAGAGGACAAGCTCAGGTATCACCCGCTGGTGAGGGACTACCTCCTAAGGCAGGCGCGTGCCGCCGGGGCACGCGTGGCGGAGGTGGCGCGCCGGGCTGCCAGGTACTACGATACTAAGGGCGAGCCGGAGCACGCCCTGGAGCTCTGGCTGCTGGGCGAGGACTACGACGAGATCTACAGCATGCTCGCCAGATGGGCGCCGCGCTGGCTGCGCGAGGGGCATTACTCGCGCCTATTACGCGCGATCGAGAGCATCCCTGCCCCCAGGCTGGAGGATTACCCTGAGCTGACCTACTACAAAGCCAGGGCGCTGCAGGCCATGGGCAAGCTGCACACCGCCTTCGAGCTGTACGGCGAGGCCGCCAGGCGGTTCGAGGAGGAGGGAGATGGCAACTGGGTGTCCAGGGCGCTGCTGGGGAGGGCCAGCATCTACCGTGAGAAGGGACAGATCTCGCGCGCCGGCGACACCTACTTCCGCGTGCTCTCCCTGCTCGAGCCCGAGGACATCTCCACTAGGGCGGAGGTCGTCATGATGCTGGGGATCAGCGACGCCGCCTCGGGGCTGCTGGGCAGCGCCGAGCGGCGGCTGCGCGACGCCCTCGAGCTGTACGAGCTGGGGGAGGACGCGGACGGCCAGTTCCACGTCTGGAACAACCTCGCGCAGGTGGTATACCTACGGCGAGGCGACTTCCCAAGAGCTCTCGAGGCCGCCTCGAAGGCCCGCCAGATAGCCACCGAGCTGGATGCAGACGTCTATATAGCTAGTGCCAACGCCACCCTAGCCACGGTGCTTTACATGCAGGGGGACTACGCGCGCGCCAGGCAACTTGCGGACGCCAACTATAACCTCGCAAGCCGCCTGGGCAACCAGGCTGAGACAATCGACGCCCTGGTAGTGAGAGCCCATACCCTGCGGTATGGCAGCGACCGGGACAAGCGCGCGGCGAAGGAGCTTTACAGTGATGTGCTCAACAGGATGTCTATCCTGGAGACTAATCGTCACCTTGCGGTAGAAGCGCTGCTCGGGCTCAGCTCCCTCCATCGCCTGCTCGGAGACCCCAAGGGCGCCGAGGGCTACGCCCAGCAGGCGGCGACGACCGCCGAGCGCATAGGTCACGAGTGGTTCCGGCAGGTGTGCCTCCTCGAAACGGCGTCGATTCTGGCTATGATGAATCGGCGGGAGGAAGCAATTGCCATGGCTTCGGCTTGCCTGGAGTGGTTCCGGTCCTGCGGAGATAGATACCATCAGGCACACAGCCTGCTGTTGCTGGCCTATCTGGAGGGCGAGGTAGAGCCCATGCTGAAGGTCGTGGAGGAGGGCGGGTACTGGGCACTGCTCTCCCGTGAGAGGTACTTCGCCCTGCCGCTCCTGGTCAGCGCCTTGGGCAACGCGGGCACAGCCGAGGCGGCCAAGCGCGCCCTCCTGACCATGGGAAGCGATGTCCTGGGAGACGCCCACAACTGGCTGCTGGGCGACGCCGCCGACGAATCCCAGCAGGGGGGCATGCTCCTGGGCTCGTTGATCGACGACGCCGCGAAGTCGGCCACCTCGGCCTCCAAGCTACGCTCCCTGGCTGAGGAGGCCCTGCGACACATGATATCTCGCCCCCCCTACACCCTGTACATCCAGATGCTTGGAGGCTTCAGGGTGCTCCGAGGGGATGAGGTCGTGGGCGAGAGGGAGTGGCGAAGCACCAAGACTAGGATCCTGCTGCAGTTCCTGGCCTCTCATAGAGGACAGATGTTCCCCAAGGAGAGGCTGCTCGAGCTGCTATGGCCGGATATGGAGCCTGCAGCGGCCGATAACAACTTCAGATTCAGCCTGAGCATACTGACCAAGGTGCTGGAGCCGCATAGGCCGAAAGGCGCCCCCCCATACTATATCGTGCGCAGAAACGAAGCCTATGGACTGGACATGTCGGCCGACGTGGTGGTGGATACCGAGGAGTTCGAGGAGCTGGTGCGACAGGGCAAGGCGGCCTACCGTCAAGGCCTGCACGGCAGGGACGAGGCGATCGAGCTGTTGCGTAGGGCTATAGATCTCTACAAAGGCGACTACCTGCCGGAGAGCCTGTACGACGATTGGACATTGCTGGAGCGAGAGAGGCTGAGGGAGCTGTTCTTCGATGCCTCCTCCCACCTCTCCTTGCTGCTGCTGCAGGATGGGGAGTACGACGAGGTGATCAAGCTCGCCTGGCGCACGGTTGAGATGGACCCGTGCAGGGAGGAGTCCTACAGGCTACTAATCAGAGCGTACGCCGAGAAGGGCGATAGGATAGCCGCCATACGTGCCTACAAGCTATGCGCCTCCAACCTCCAGCGGGAATTGGGGATGGACCCCATGCCGGAGACACAGGAGCTATACAACCGTCTCCGTCAGAGCGGTTACTGA
- a CDS encoding Gfo/Idh/MocA family protein has protein sequence MIRIGIIGAGTMANYHARILSQEPDAQIVAVASTSPERARALAESVGAQVEESPRGLLQRDDLEAVVVATPTPYHREYVELAASAGLHVFCEKPLARTLEDGEAMVDAVTKAGVKLGVGHVVRWFPEYYQARELVQQGALGTVGTVRTIRVNAFPRGTRNWYADYGLSGGVILDMSIHDIDWLLWTFGPVRRVYAQLTSDSPERMVGMVSLRHESGAISYVEGSWAHMGFATSLEVAGSEALLTTDSASTRPLELQLKRPEGERPAVEVPVRMPARRGPYEEQDHAWVRWLLGGPEPRCSGQDALASLRVGLAALESAQRDVPVTL, from the coding sequence GTGATCAGGATAGGCATCATAGGTGCTGGCACCATGGCCAACTACCATGCGCGCATCCTCTCGCAGGAGCCGGATGCGCAGATAGTCGCGGTGGCCTCCACCAGCCCGGAGAGGGCCAGGGCGCTCGCCGAGAGCGTGGGGGCGCAGGTGGAGGAGTCCCCGCGTGGGCTGCTGCAGAGGGATGACCTGGAGGCCGTGGTCGTGGCTACCCCTACGCCGTACCACAGGGAGTACGTGGAGCTGGCGGCCTCGGCAGGGCTGCACGTCTTCTGCGAGAAGCCACTCGCCCGCACCCTGGAGGACGGCGAGGCGATGGTGGACGCCGTCACCAAGGCGGGTGTCAAGCTTGGTGTGGGCCACGTCGTGCGCTGGTTCCCGGAGTACTACCAGGCAAGGGAGTTGGTCCAGCAGGGGGCCTTGGGCACCGTTGGCACGGTGAGGACCATCCGGGTGAATGCCTTTCCCAGGGGCACTCGCAACTGGTATGCCGACTACGGCCTCAGCGGGGGGGTCATCCTCGACATGTCCATCCACGACATCGACTGGCTCCTGTGGACCTTCGGCCCGGTCAGAAGGGTCTACGCCCAGCTGACCAGCGACAGCCCCGAGCGCATGGTGGGGATGGTCTCGCTGCGGCACGAGAGCGGCGCGATCTCCTACGTGGAGGGTAGCTGGGCCCACATGGGCTTCGCCACCTCCCTGGAGGTGGCCGGGAGCGAGGCTCTGCTGACGACCGACAGCGCGTCCACCAGGCCGCTTGAGCTGCAGCTCAAGCGGCCCGAGGGGGAGCGCCCGGCGGTGGAGGTGCCTGTGAGGATGCCCGCCCGCAGGGGGCCCTACGAGGAGCAGGACCACGCCTGGGTGCGCTGGCTGCTTGGTGGGCCCGAGCCCAGGTGCAGCGGCCAGGATGCCCTGGCTTCCCTGAGGGTCGGGCTAGCCGCCCTGGAATCGGCACAGAGGGATGTGCCAGTAACGCTGTGA
- a CDS encoding HIT family protein produces MQRLWSGWRSEYVTGNASSDGCIFCRFPQEERDEGNLLLHRGDMAYIILNRFPYNPGHVMVVPYEHIGRMADLPPQTMLEMMRLVQLCVGALERGFGAQGFNIGMNLGRCAGAGVPDHLHIHVVPRWVGDVNFMPSLADVKVIPERLEESYHKLKEALADELRGAGAEG; encoded by the coding sequence ATGCAGAGACTCTGGAGTGGATGGCGATCCGAGTACGTCACGGGCAACGCGAGCAGCGACGGGTGCATCTTCTGTAGGTTTCCCCAGGAGGAGCGCGATGAGGGGAACCTGCTGCTCCACAGGGGAGACATGGCGTACATCATCCTCAACCGCTTCCCTTACAACCCGGGCCACGTCATGGTCGTGCCGTACGAGCACATCGGCCGGATGGCCGACCTCCCGCCCCAGACCATGCTGGAGATGATGAGGCTGGTGCAGCTGTGCGTCGGGGCGCTGGAGAGGGGATTTGGGGCCCAGGGATTCAACATCGGGATGAACTTGGGCAGGTGCGCTGGCGCGGGGGTGCCCGATCACCTGCACATCCACGTCGTGCCTCGGTGGGTGGGCGACGTCAACTTCATGCCGTCCCTGGCGGACGTGAAGGTGATCCCCGAGAGGCTGGAGGAGAGCTACCACAAGCTCAAGGAGGCGCTGGCCGATGAGCTCAGGGGCGCGGGAGCCGAAGGGTAA
- a CDS encoding class I SAM-dependent methyltransferase: MWELLGRPDPFHVVEHGAGKGLLAADLLGWAGAAHPEFYRAVRYLIVEVSPAARERQREHLWRLPVSWADDADLEEDSIIGVCLSNELADALPFHRIRMTGAGIDELWVVDDGLALGLAPGEPSDRRLEAYVERWGRALRPGQQAEANLRAIDWARRVVRSLRRGFFLTIDYGGRAEEVHGPDHPDGTLTCYYRHTQNRDPLRRVGEQDITAHVNFSALAETVREAGGEVTGYTTQGYFLAALGIGEAVEWALRRAKSTREFEQVRAQVEELVRPDGLGGFKVLVAHKGLMSPVLRGLSLLSEEI; encoded by the coding sequence ATGTGGGAGCTGCTGGGCCGCCCGGACCCCTTCCACGTCGTGGAGCACGGCGCGGGCAAGGGCCTGCTCGCGGCCGACCTGCTTGGGTGGGCTGGCGCCGCCCACCCCGAGTTCTACCGTGCCGTCCGCTACCTCATCGTGGAGGTGTCGCCAGCCGCAAGGGAGCGGCAGCGGGAGCACCTATGGAGGCTGCCGGTTAGCTGGGCCGACGACGCGGACCTCGAAGAGGACAGCATCATCGGCGTGTGCCTGTCCAACGAGCTCGCCGACGCTCTGCCGTTCCACCGCATCAGGATGACGGGTGCGGGGATCGATGAGCTGTGGGTGGTGGATGATGGGCTGGCGCTCGGCCTGGCGCCGGGGGAGCCGTCCGATAGGCGCCTGGAGGCCTACGTCGAGCGTTGGGGGAGGGCGCTGCGGCCCGGGCAGCAGGCGGAGGCCAACCTGCGCGCGATCGATTGGGCGAGGAGGGTCGTGCGATCCCTGAGGCGGGGGTTCTTCCTCACGATCGACTACGGTGGTAGGGCGGAGGAGGTGCACGGCCCCGACCATCCGGACGGCACCCTGACCTGCTACTACCGCCACACCCAGAACCGCGATCCCCTGCGGCGCGTGGGAGAGCAGGACATCACCGCCCACGTCAACTTCAGCGCGCTGGCGGAGACGGTGCGCGAGGCTGGGGGCGAGGTCACGGGGTACACCACGCAGGGCTACTTCCTGGCGGCGCTGGGGATCGGAGAGGCCGTGGAGTGGGCCCTGCGCAGGGCGAAGAGCACGCGAGAGTTCGAGCAAGTCAGGGCGCAGGTGGAGGAGCTCGTCAGGCCGGATGGCCTGGGCGGCTTCAAGGTGCTCGTGGCCCACAAAGGGCTGATGTCGCCCGTGCTGCGGGGTCTGTCTCTCCTGTCCGAGGAGATCTAG